The following coding sequences are from one Triticum dicoccoides isolate Atlit2015 ecotype Zavitan chromosome 4A, WEW_v2.0, whole genome shotgun sequence window:
- the LOC119287392 gene encoding KH domain-containing protein At4g18375-like, which yields MKPSGKRTSQHRDHDREDRDQKRRPSHTQETSGTDELVVYRILCPDKVIGSVIGKGGKVINSIRQQTNAKVKIVDPYPGADKRVILVYCYVKHRDVMISDIDAAADDDREPVCAAQSALLKVHDAIVDALAITSDSDDKEANILVPASQAASVIGKSGSVIKRLRSVSKSFIKVKPKDPSDVTHSCAMSFDNFVQITGDARAVKKALFAVSTIIYKCPSKENISLETSIDELPPTIILPSELPVYPASSLYSVSDASVSSGHPSLSILGARSRGSHVPEFTVPTDAHGGLPIYQSMVPAIPTYNTPKCSGELLVRVVCPGDKIGLVIGKGGMTIKNIRKESGASVDVDDAKNDKEESIITISSTEATNDVKSAAVEAVLLLQAKINDETEDRMHLRLLVPGNVIGCLIGKGGSIINDMRNKSKAIIHISKGTKPRKASSNDELVEVFGEVDKLRDALVQIVLRLREEVLKDSVGRQNSGKDGKLTVATTEPVYSSSFPMPALLPYSQQITPLRHEQRGEAERGLNVFPRSSLYHGYSPRQAVDDGFGVRSSYTSKPYGRRVPDMEMFIPSSGLSKVMGKHGTNLDNIRKISGADIEIIESKSSRHEHVANIFGTPEQRQSAENLIKAFIMST from the exons ATGAAGCCTTCTGGTAAGCGTACCAGCCAACACAGGGATCATGACAGAGAAGACAGGGATCAAAAGCGGAGGCCGTCTCACACTCAGGAAACCTCCGGTACGGACGAATTGGTTGTTTACCGGATACTTTGTCCAGACAAAGTGATTGGTAGTGTAATTGGCAAGGGTGGCAAGGTGATAAATTCCATCCGGCAACAGACGAATGCCAAAGTCAAGATTGTCGACCCATACCCTGGTGCTGACAAAAGGGTTATTTTGGTATATTGTTATGTCAAGCATAGAGACGTCATGATTAGCGACATAGATGCTGCTGCTGATGATGATAGGGAGCCTGTTTGCGCAGCACAAAGTGCATTACTCAAGGTGCATGATGCAATTGTTGATGCTCTGGCAATCACTAGTGACTCTGATGATAAAGAAGCCAACATTCTTGTACCAGCTAGTCAAGCTGCAAGTGTTATTGGAAAATCTGGTTCTGTCATCAAGAGGCTTCGCTCAGTTTCAAAATCATTCATTAAAGTTAAACCAAAAGATCCAAGTGATGTTACACATTCATGTGCTATGAGTTTTGATAATTTCGTTCAG ATAACTGGGGACGCTAGAGCTGTCAAGAAGGCATTGTTTGCAGTATCAACAATTATCTACAAATGTCCATCAAAAGAGAACATTTCTCTTGAAACATCTATTGACGAACTTCCTCCAACCATTATACTTCCTTCAGAGCTTCCAGTTTATCCGGCTAGCAGCTTATACTCAGTGTCAGATGCTTCTGTGTCATCTGGGCATCCAAGTCTGTCTATCTTAGGGGCAAGAAGTCGTGGTTCTCATGTTCCTGAATTTACTGTACCCACTGATGCCCATGGTGGATTGCCCATTTATCAGTCTATGGTCCCAGCTATTCCTACTTATAACACCCCCAAATGTTCAGGAGAGCTATTGGTGCGTGTTGTATGCCCTGGTGACAAGATTGGGTTAGTTATTGGTAAAGGTGGGATGACCATAAAGAATATAAGGAAAGAAAGTGGTGCAAGCGTAGATGTTGATGACGCAAAGAATGATAAGGAGGAAAGCATAATCACCATTTCGTCAACTGAG GCCACCAATGATGTTAAGTCTGCAGCTGTGGAAGCTGTTCTTCTGCTTCAAGCAAAGATCAACGATGAAACTGAAGATAGAATGCATCTCCGCCTTCTTGTTCCGGGTAATGTCATTGGCTGCCTTATCGGCAAGGGTGGTTCAATCATTAATGATATGCGGAATAAGTCTAAGGCAATTATCCACATATCCAAGGGTACTAAGCCCCGGAAGGCATCTTCCAATGATGAGCTTGTCGAG GTGTTCGGGGAAGTGGACAAACTGCGTGATGCTCTTGTTCAGATCGTTCTAAGGCTCCGGGAAGAAGTTCTGAAGGACAGTGTGGGGAGGCAAAATTCTGGCAAGGATGGGAAGCTAACTGTTGCCACCACTGAACCCGTGTATTCAAGCAGCTTTCCGATGCCAGCATTATTACCTTACAGTCAACAAATCACCCCATTGCGCCATGAACAAAGGGGTGAAGCTGAGCGTGGTTTGAATGTATTTCCTCGTAGCAGCTTGTATCATGGATACAGCCCCAGGCAG GCTGTAGATGATGGATTTGGAGTACGCTCCTCATACACTTCAAAGCCTTATGGAAG ACGCGTCCCGGATATGGAAATGTTTATTCCTTCTAGCGGCCTTTCAAAAGTAATGGGGAAGCATGGTACAAACTTGGACAATATTAGAAAG ATTTCTGGAGCTGACATTGAAATTATTGAATCAAAATCATCTCGTCATGAGCATGTTGCTAACATATTTGGCACCCCGGAGCAGAGGCAGTCGGCAGAGAATTTGATCAAAGCTTTCATAATGTCTACTTAA